Proteins from a single region of Novosphingobium sp. CECT 9465:
- a CDS encoding amino acid permease produces MFGRVKPLDAILATAEKKSLHRSLGAFQLTMLGVGAVIGTGIFVLTAEAAQKAGPGMMISFIIAGFVCAVAALCYAEMASMVPVSGSAYTYSYAVMGELIAWMVGWALILEYAVAAGAVSVGWSGYVVGLVENAFSIDIPDLLVRGPYDGGLVNLPAMLIAGLVTWLLVIGTKESASVNAVLVAIKVAALTLFCILALPVMKMENFEPFSPLGFGGIGAAAASIFFAYVGFDAVSTAAEETKNPQRNMPIGLIGSLAICTVFYLLVAAGVIGSVGAQPVLDASGLGMEPGSRELAAQCAAIGDQAVVCSKEALAWTLREIGWPQIGNLIGLAAGLALPSVILMMMFGQTRIFFVMSRDGLLPASFSKIHPRYNTPHVITIITGVFVALFAAFFPVGLLANISNSGTLFAFAAVSIAVLVIRRREPGRHRPFRTPAIYVTSPLAFFGCLYLFYKLDAKSQMLFVIWAVIGLVVYYAYSRSRSHVGRGSVEVHEMDTDVPPTSVPPIE; encoded by the coding sequence ATGTTCGGTCGCGTCAAACCGCTCGACGCCATTCTAGCTACTGCAGAAAAGAAATCGCTGCACCGCTCGCTGGGCGCATTCCAGCTTACCATGCTCGGCGTTGGTGCCGTCATCGGCACCGGCATCTTCGTGCTTACGGCCGAAGCGGCGCAAAAGGCCGGGCCAGGCATGATGATCAGCTTCATCATTGCCGGGTTCGTCTGTGCGGTAGCTGCGTTATGTTACGCTGAAATGGCTTCGATGGTCCCGGTATCGGGATCGGCTTATACCTACAGCTACGCCGTTATGGGCGAATTGATCGCCTGGATGGTCGGCTGGGCACTTATCCTCGAATACGCGGTGGCCGCAGGCGCGGTCAGTGTGGGCTGGTCCGGCTATGTCGTCGGCCTCGTCGAAAATGCGTTCAGTATCGACATACCCGATCTGCTGGTGCGGGGCCCCTACGATGGCGGCCTCGTCAACCTTCCCGCCATGCTGATCGCAGGGCTTGTCACCTGGCTGCTGGTCATCGGCACCAAGGAAAGCGCTTCGGTCAACGCGGTGCTGGTGGCGATCAAGGTAGCTGCCCTTACCCTGTTCTGCATCCTGGCGCTGCCGGTTATGAAGATGGAAAACTTCGAACCGTTCTCCCCTCTGGGCTTCGGCGGCATCGGGGCCGCAGCAGCATCGATCTTTTTTGCCTACGTCGGGTTCGACGCGGTTTCGACCGCGGCAGAGGAAACGAAGAACCCGCAGCGCAATATGCCGATCGGGCTGATCGGCAGCCTTGCAATCTGCACCGTGTTCTATCTGCTCGTGGCCGCAGGCGTGATCGGTTCGGTCGGGGCGCAGCCGGTGCTCGATGCCAGCGGCCTCGGCATGGAGCCGGGAAGCCGCGAACTGGCCGCGCAGTGTGCCGCCATTGGCGATCAGGCGGTGGTCTGCTCGAAGGAAGCGCTGGCGTGGACGCTGCGTGAAATCGGCTGGCCCCAGATTGGCAACCTGATCGGCCTCGCGGCGGGCCTTGCCCTGCCATCGGTCATTCTGATGATGATGTTCGGGCAAACCCGCATCTTCTTCGTGATGAGCCGTGACGGGCTGCTGCCGGCATCGTTTTCGAAGATCCATCCGCGCTACAACACGCCGCACGTCATCACGATCATCACCGGCGTTTTCGTCGCGCTGTTCGCCGCATTCTTCCCGGTGGGGCTGCTCGCCAACATCTCCAATTCGGGTACGCTGTTCGCTTTTGCGGCCGTCTCGATCGCGGTGCTGGTGATCCGCCGACGCGAACCGGGGCGTCATCGTCCGTTCCGTACCCCGGCAATCTACGTCACGTCACCGCTGGCATTCTTCGGCTGTCTTTACCTGTTCTACAAACTGGATGCCAAGAGTCAGATGCTCTTCGTAATCTGGGCTGTGATCGGTCTTGTGGTCTACTATGCCTACAGCCGCAGCCGCAGTCATGTCGGCCGCGGATCGGTCGAAGTGCATGAAATGGATACCGACGTGCCGCCAACCTCGGTTCCCCCGATCGAGTGA
- a CDS encoding alpha/beta fold hydrolase, translating into MPMIETRDGTQLYAKSWGDGPPVVLIHGWPLSGDSWDPVSNALADAGFRAIAYDRRGFGRSDQPSTGYDYNTFANDLADVMTAMDARQDVTLVGFSMGGGEVARYLSNHGGAGVSRVALVSSVVPYMLKTDDNPEGVPQATFDDMTEGMLADRAKFFTGFFKDFFGVGFLSQAVSDEVLHLAWITAMQAGLRPTLAAAKAFATTDFRPDLASFRVPTLIIHGTSDKTVPIDATARAVARSVPHATLLEYDGEPHGVFATQTDRLIRDLIDFVSGRPADEVPQEVVDRLTAQALITPPF; encoded by the coding sequence ATGCCCATGATCGAAACGCGCGACGGAACGCAGCTCTACGCGAAAAGCTGGGGCGATGGGCCACCTGTCGTACTGATTCACGGTTGGCCGCTATCGGGTGACAGTTGGGACCCGGTCAGCAACGCACTTGCCGATGCAGGCTTTCGTGCGATCGCCTATGACCGTCGCGGTTTCGGACGATCGGATCAACCTTCGACCGGATACGATTACAACACTTTTGCAAACGACCTGGCCGACGTCATGACAGCCATGGACGCGAGGCAGGATGTCACGCTCGTCGGCTTCTCGATGGGCGGGGGTGAAGTCGCCCGATACCTGTCAAATCACGGTGGCGCCGGGGTTTCACGCGTGGCGCTGGTTTCCTCCGTCGTGCCTTACATGCTCAAGACCGACGACAACCCGGAAGGTGTGCCCCAGGCGACCTTCGACGACATGACCGAGGGCATGCTTGCCGATCGGGCAAAGTTCTTCACCGGGTTCTTCAAGGACTTTTTCGGTGTTGGCTTTTTGAGCCAGGCCGTGAGCGACGAAGTGCTGCATCTGGCGTGGATAACGGCGATGCAGGCCGGTCTGCGACCAACCCTGGCAGCGGCCAAGGCCTTTGCGACGACCGACTTCCGCCCCGATCTGGCGTCGTTCCGCGTTCCGACTCTGATCATTCACGGAACATCAGACAAGACAGTCCCGATCGATGCCACGGCGCGCGCAGTGGCACGATCCGTACCACACGCGACCCTCCTCGAATATGACGGCGAGCCACATGGTGTGTTCGCCACGCAGACCGATCGGCTGATCCGGGATCTGATCGATTTCGTCAGCGGCCGGCCCGCCGATGAAGTGCCGCAAGAGGTGGTGGACAGGCTGACGGCGCAAGCGCTGATCACACCGCCATTCTGA
- the gltX gene encoding glutamate--tRNA ligase, translating to MASATDTVSAGSRPVGGVVTRFAPSPTGFLHIGGARTALFNWLYARHHGGTYLLRIEDTDRARSTDAAIDAIFDGLEWLGLGGDEPPVFQFARSDRHAQVAHQMLDAGHAYRCYLTQEELAARREQALAERRPFRIDSEWREATPDQWPQGAPYVVRMKSPREGETVIADQVQGSITVQNGELDDFVILRSDGTPTYMLAVVVDDHDMGVTHVIRGDDHINNAFRQLVVIRAMQDIEGTWPDPVYAHIPLIHGADGAKLSKRHGALGVDAYRDEMGLLPEAVFNYLLRLGWGHGDEEIISRDQAVEWFDIIDVNKGASRFDLKKLLNLNGQYIREADDTRLAALVAKRLEALAPGFSAESGLDLLTRAMPVLKVRAADLNELAQGAVFLFARRPLPLAEKAAVILNDDARAILSQVATVLEGENGWTTEDLEATVKQMAEGLGIGLGKIAQPLRASLTGQATSPGIFDVLALLGRDESLARIRDHAA from the coding sequence ATGGCAAGCGCCACTGATACCGTTTCTGCAGGATCGCGCCCCGTAGGCGGGGTGGTTACGCGTTTTGCACCATCGCCCACGGGGTTTCTGCACATCGGCGGCGCGCGCACCGCGCTGTTCAACTGGCTTTATGCCCGTCACCACGGTGGAACGTACCTGCTGCGCATCGAGGATACCGACCGCGCGCGGTCAACCGATGCGGCCATCGACGCGATTTTCGACGGGCTAGAATGGCTTGGTCTTGGCGGCGATGAACCGCCGGTGTTCCAGTTTGCCCGGTCGGATCGCCATGCCCAGGTCGCGCACCAGATGCTCGACGCCGGCCACGCCTATCGCTGCTACCTGACACAGGAAGAACTCGCCGCCCGACGCGAACAGGCGCTGGCAGAGCGCCGCCCGTTCCGTATCGACAGTGAATGGCGCGAAGCCACGCCGGACCAGTGGCCGCAAGGCGCGCCTTACGTTGTGCGGATGAAATCCCCGCGCGAGGGCGAAACAGTGATAGCCGATCAGGTTCAGGGATCGATCACGGTTCAGAACGGCGAACTTGACGATTTCGTGATCCTGCGTTCCGATGGTACGCCGACCTACATGCTGGCGGTCGTCGTGGACGATCATGACATGGGCGTCACTCACGTAATCCGGGGCGACGACCATATCAACAACGCCTTCCGCCAACTGGTGGTGATCCGCGCGATGCAGGACATCGAGGGGACATGGCCGGACCCTGTCTATGCCCATATCCCGCTGATCCACGGAGCGGACGGGGCGAAGCTTTCCAAGCGCCATGGCGCACTGGGCGTCGATGCCTATCGCGACGAGATGGGCCTGTTGCCCGAAGCGGTGTTCAATTACCTGCTGCGGCTGGGCTGGGGCCATGGCGACGAGGAAATCATCAGTCGCGATCAGGCGGTGGAATGGTTCGACATCATCGATGTGAACAAGGGCGCGTCGCGATTCGATCTCAAGAAACTGCTCAATCTGAACGGTCAGTATATCCGCGAGGCCGACGATACGAGGCTGGCGGCACTGGTGGCCAAGCGGCTGGAAGCTCTCGCGCCGGGCTTTTCGGCTGAAAGCGGACTCGACCTGCTGACGCGCGCAATGCCCGTTCTGAAGGTGCGCGCGGCAGACCTGAACGAACTGGCGCAGGGCGCTGTGTTCCTGTTCGCCCGACGCCCGCTTCCGCTGGCCGAAAAAGCGGCGGTAATCCTGAATGACGATGCTCGCGCGATCCTGTCGCAGGTTGCAACCGTCCTGGAAGGCGAAAACGGCTGGACAACCGAAGACCTCGAGGCCACGGTAAAACAAATGGCTGAGGGGCTAGGGATTGGCTTGGGCAAGATAGCCCAACCGCTGCGCGCAAGCTTGACGGGACAGGCTACCTCACCGGGCATTTTCGACGTATTGGCGCTGCTCGGCAGGGACGAGTCGCTGGCGCGCATTCGCGACCATGCGGCATAA
- a CDS encoding Hpt domain-containing protein has protein sequence MAYEGGSLDANLAAAAGYDPELVRELRAAFIESAERQIDLLGRSRCDGNWQVAAMRLKGLAASFHADGLLALAEEALETVPGDPAILRRLQRMMADFAVAP, from the coding sequence ATGGCCTACGAAGGCGGTTCTCTTGACGCAAACCTTGCTGCTGCTGCGGGATATGACCCGGAGCTGGTCCGCGAACTGCGCGCGGCGTTCATCGAAAGTGCGGAACGACAGATCGATCTGCTCGGTCGTTCGCGTTGCGATGGCAACTGGCAGGTTGCGGCAATGCGCCTGAAAGGTCTTGCCGCCAGTTTCCACGCCGATGGTCTGCTCGCCCTTGCCGAAGAAGCGCTCGAAACCGTTCCGGGCGATCCTGCTATCCTGCGCCGATTGCAGCGGATGATGGCCGACTTCGCGGTTGCTCCCTGA
- a CDS encoding UdgX family uracil-DNA binding protein (This protein belongs to the uracil DNA glycosylase superfamily, members of which act in excision repair of DNA. However, it belongs more specifically to UdgX branch, whose founding member was found to bind uracil in DNA (where it does not belong), without cleaving it, appears to promote DNA repair by a pathway involving RecA, rather than base excision.): MTPARAAGQATTFRVALAAPDDFDEWREVARRLVQAAIPPERVEWKSSEDQAGDLFAQGDCPLPEPPADAPLPRASREFVLLARSVILHSDGKRFSLLYEVLWRLQVNTQLMGDKADPHVRRINDLARQVRRDIHKMRTFLRFRVIDEPDGERYVAWFEPDHHILRANAAFFVRRFTTMHWSILTPRGSLHWDKETLREGPPATRADAPTGDPVEALWRGYYASIFNPARLKIGAMLKEMPRKYWKNMPEATLIPELIAGAQAREARMVKAGQQDAGGRPDSLEGIAQAIQECRRCQIGCNGTRAVMGEGPGDPQLMIVGEQPGDQEERQGHPFVGPAGQVLRSHLEHVGISKDRTYVTNAVKHFKFTLSGKHRLHQSPTAGEIDTCRWWLEGERAQVRPRIVLALGASAARSLLGRTVSVQKERSRAFPLEDGSELWITTHPSYLLRLSDAARADEEHKFINDLHRVHRRLSQLRS, from the coding sequence ATGACGCCTGCACGCGCTGCCGGGCAGGCCACGACGTTTCGCGTTGCACTGGCTGCGCCCGATGATTTCGACGAATGGCGTGAAGTCGCACGCAGGCTGGTGCAGGCCGCTATTCCGCCTGAGCGAGTGGAATGGAAATCTTCTGAGGATCAGGCTGGTGATCTATTTGCGCAAGGCGACTGCCCCTTGCCGGAACCGCCTGCCGATGCACCGCTTCCCAGGGCCTCGCGCGAGTTCGTGTTACTTGCCAGGAGCGTCATCCTTCATTCTGATGGAAAACGCTTTTCCCTGCTCTATGAAGTGCTCTGGCGACTTCAGGTGAACACGCAATTGATGGGCGATAAGGCCGATCCCCATGTGCGCCGGATCAATGACCTTGCCCGACAGGTCCGGCGCGATATCCACAAGATGCGCACCTTCCTCCGATTTCGAGTGATCGATGAGCCAGACGGCGAGCGCTACGTTGCGTGGTTCGAACCGGACCATCACATCCTGCGGGCCAATGCCGCGTTCTTCGTGCGCCGGTTCACGACCATGCACTGGTCGATTCTCACACCGCGCGGCAGTCTCCATTGGGACAAAGAGACATTGCGCGAAGGGCCGCCCGCGACACGTGCCGATGCGCCAACGGGCGATCCGGTCGAGGCATTGTGGCGGGGGTACTATGCATCCATCTTCAACCCGGCGCGTCTGAAGATCGGGGCAATGCTCAAGGAAATGCCCCGCAAGTATTGGAAAAACATGCCTGAGGCGACTCTGATTCCCGAACTGATTGCCGGGGCGCAAGCGCGGGAGGCACGGATGGTGAAGGCGGGCCAACAGGACGCGGGTGGGCGGCCCGATTCACTGGAGGGAATCGCGCAGGCCATTCAGGAATGCCGACGCTGCCAGATCGGCTGCAATGGTACGCGCGCGGTCATGGGTGAAGGGCCAGGCGATCCGCAATTGATGATTGTGGGAGAACAGCCGGGCGATCAGGAAGAGCGGCAGGGGCATCCCTTCGTCGGGCCTGCGGGGCAGGTGTTGCGATCCCATCTGGAGCATGTCGGTATTTCCAAAGACCGGACATACGTGACCAATGCCGTCAAGCATTTCAAATTCACCCTTAGCGGCAAGCATCGGCTGCACCAGTCACCCACCGCCGGGGAAATCGATACCTGCCGCTGGTGGCTGGAAGGCGAACGCGCACAGGTGCGTCCGCGAATTGTGCTGGCGCTGGGCGCCAGTGCAGCCCGCAGCCTGCTCGGCAGGACCGTCAGCGTCCAGAAGGAACGCTCGCGCGCCTTCCCGCTGGAGGATGGCAGCGAACTGTGGATCACGACGCATCCCAGCTATTTGCTGCGCCTTTCCGACGCTGCTCGTGCTGATGAGGAGCACAAGTTTATCAATGACTTGCACAGGGTTCATCGACGATTGTCGCAACTCCGGTCGTAA
- a CDS encoding citrate synthase gives MSDNQASLTAGGKTIDMPVNSGTIGPDVIDIRKLYAQTGMFTYDPGFTSTASCDSAITYIDGDEGVLLHRGYPIGQLAEHSSFMEVSYLLLNGELPSSGELAEFSRTITRHTMLHEQLATFYRGFRRDAHPMAIMCGVVGALSAFYHDSTDIADPTHRKISSHRLIAKMPTIAAMAYKYSVGQPFVYPDNKLSYTGNFLKMTFGVPAEEYEVVPAVEKAMDRIFTLHADHEQNASTSTVRLAGSSGANPFACIAAGIACLWGPAHGGANEAALNMLKEIGTPDKIQHYIDRAKDKNDPFRLMGFGHRVYKNYDPRATVMQTTVREVFAALNVQDPLFETALRLEEIALSDPYFAEKKLFPNVDFYSGIILSAIGFPTTMFTVLFALARTVGWVAQWNEMISDPGQKIGRPRQLYTGPTQRDYIPLSER, from the coding sequence GTGAGCGATAACCAGGCTTCTTTGACCGCTGGCGGCAAGACAATCGATATGCCCGTAAACAGCGGGACCATCGGCCCCGATGTCATCGACATCCGCAAGCTCTATGCGCAGACGGGCATGTTCACTTACGATCCCGGCTTCACCTCAACGGCAAGCTGCGATTCGGCGATCACTTACATCGATGGTGACGAAGGCGTCCTGCTCCATCGCGGTTATCCGATCGGCCAGCTGGCTGAACATTCGTCGTTCATGGAAGTGAGCTATCTCCTGCTCAATGGCGAATTGCCAAGCTCAGGTGAACTGGCCGAATTCAGCCGCACGATCACGCGGCACACCATGCTGCACGAACAGCTTGCCACGTTCTATCGCGGTTTCCGCCGCGATGCGCATCCCATGGCGATCATGTGTGGTGTGGTTGGTGCTCTTTCGGCATTCTACCATGATTCCACCGATATCGCGGACCCTACCCACCGCAAGATCAGTTCGCACCGCCTGATTGCCAAGATGCCTACGATCGCGGCGATGGCCTACAAGTATTCTGTCGGCCAGCCCTTCGTCTATCCTGACAACAAGCTGTCCTACACCGGCAACTTCCTGAAGATGACCTTCGGCGTTCCGGCTGAGGAATATGAAGTCGTTCCCGCTGTCGAAAAGGCGATGGATCGCATCTTCACGCTGCATGCCGACCATGAACAGAACGCATCGACATCCACCGTCCGCCTTGCTGGCTCTTCGGGTGCGAACCCGTTCGCATGCATCGCAGCAGGCATTGCCTGCCTGTGGGGACCGGCGCATGGCGGCGCGAATGAAGCTGCGCTCAACATGCTCAAGGAAATCGGTACGCCGGACAAGATCCAGCACTATATCGATCGCGCCAAGGACAAGAACGATCCGTTCCGCCTGATGGGCTTCGGTCATCGCGTCTACAAGAACTACGATCCGCGCGCGACCGTGATGCAGACCACCGTCCGCGAAGTGTTCGCGGCGCTGAACGTGCAGGACCCGCTGTTCGAAACCGCGCTTCGCTTGGAAGAGATCGCGCTGAGCGATCCCTACTTCGCTGAAAAGAAGCTGTTCCCGAACGTCGATTTCTATTCGGGCATCATCCTTTCGGCGATCGGTTTCCCGACCACGATGTTCACCGTGCTGTTCGCACTTGCCCGCACCGTGGGATGGGTGGCACAGTGGAACGAAATGATTTCCGATCCAGGCCAGAAGATCGGCCGTCCGCGCCAGCTTTACACCGGACCGACGCAGCGCGATTACATTCCGCTCAGCGAACGCTGA
- a CDS encoding putative DNA modification/repair radical SAM protein: MPQIALPARKSILERLEILADAAKYDASCASSGTAKRNSVGAKGIGSTEGMGICHAYAPDGRCISLLKILLTNHCIFDCHYCINRKSSNTPRARFTPQEVVDLTLSFYRRNYIEGLFLSSGIVKSSSHTMEQMIEVARILREEHDFRGYIHLKTIPEADPELVARAGLHADRVSINVELPTVAGLTRLAPDKSATQIEGAMASLTDAIDEARDARKRFRHAPRFAPAGQSTQMIVGADAATDADIVGRASKLYGSFGLRRVYYSAFSPIPDASAVLPLKRPPLMREHRLYQSDWLMRFYGYAPHEVQQAAGADGMLPLDMDPKLAWALQFRAEFPIDVNRAPRERLLRVPGLGVRAVNAIIAARRQRRLRLEDVGKLTVSVAKVRPFIVADDWRPVILADRADLQSQIAPPRSEQLELFAS; encoded by the coding sequence ATGCCCCAAATTGCCTTGCCTGCGCGAAAGTCGATTCTCGAACGTCTTGAAATACTTGCTGATGCGGCAAAGTATGATGCGTCCTGCGCATCCTCAGGCACGGCAAAGCGGAACAGCGTGGGGGCCAAAGGTATCGGTTCGACCGAAGGCATGGGCATTTGCCACGCTTATGCCCCGGATGGGCGCTGTATCTCGCTGCTCAAGATACTGCTGACCAACCACTGCATTTTCGATTGCCACTATTGCATCAATCGCAAGAGTTCGAACACGCCACGCGCCCGCTTCACGCCGCAGGAAGTGGTGGATTTGACGCTGTCGTTCTATCGCCGCAACTATATCGAGGGGCTGTTCCTTTCCTCCGGGATCGTGAAAAGCTCCAGCCATACCATGGAGCAGATGATAGAAGTTGCTCGTATCCTGCGGGAAGAGCACGATTTTCGAGGGTATATTCACCTCAAGACGATCCCCGAAGCCGATCCTGAATTGGTCGCCCGCGCCGGGCTTCATGCCGATCGTGTCTCGATCAATGTCGAACTGCCCACCGTAGCGGGGCTGACGCGCCTCGCACCGGACAAGTCCGCCACGCAGATTGAAGGTGCGATGGCTTCGCTGACGGATGCGATTGACGAAGCCAGGGATGCCCGCAAACGATTCCGTCACGCCCCCCGGTTTGCCCCCGCTGGACAATCGACGCAGATGATCGTCGGTGCGGATGCGGCAACCGATGCCGATATCGTCGGCCGGGCGAGCAAACTCTACGGCAGTTTCGGCCTGCGCCGCGTCTACTATTCGGCGTTCAGCCCGATACCGGATGCCAGCGCGGTCCTTCCGCTCAAGCGCCCGCCCTTGATGCGCGAACATCGGCTCTACCAGTCGGACTGGCTCATGCGCTTTTATGGATATGCCCCGCACGAGGTCCAGCAGGCCGCAGGCGCGGATGGAATGCTCCCGTTGGATATGGACCCGAAGCTGGCGTGGGCACTGCAATTCCGCGCGGAATTTCCGATCGACGTAAACCGCGCGCCCCGCGAACGGCTGCTGCGCGTACCCGGCCTGGGGGTACGCGCGGTGAATGCGATCATTGCAGCGCGGCGCCAGCGTCGCCTTCGGCTTGAGGATGTCGGCAAACTGACTGTCTCGGTCGCCAAGGTGCGCCCGTTCATTGTCGCAGACGACTGGCGGCCGGTGATATTGGCCGACCGGGCCGATCTTCAGAGCCAGATTGCGCCGCCCCGTTCCGAGCAACTCGAACTGTTCGCGTCATGA
- a CDS encoding pyridoxamine 5'-phosphate oxidase family protein: MKYDQGNPVELRDKFWKAMVASPYVMLQLDDDPDSAAPMTAQLDKDADSAIWFFTTRDNRFAKMGGATATFSSKGHDVFARFHGVLVEETDRARLDKQWNNFVAAWFPGGKDAPNLLFMRMNLGDASIWAGELGIVATAKMALGMDITDDVKGGFAETTL, encoded by the coding sequence ATGAAGTACGATCAAGGAAATCCCGTGGAACTGCGCGACAAGTTCTGGAAGGCGATGGTGGCATCGCCCTATGTCATGCTGCAGCTTGATGATGACCCGGATTCCGCTGCGCCGATGACGGCGCAACTCGACAAGGACGCCGATAGCGCGATCTGGTTCTTTACCACCCGCGACAACCGCTTTGCCAAGATGGGCGGGGCCACCGCCACGTTCTCAAGCAAAGGCCACGATGTCTTTGCGCGCTTTCATGGCGTTCTGGTGGAAGAGACCGATCGGGCGCGGCTGGACAAGCAGTGGAACAACTTTGTCGCGGCCTGGTTTCCGGGCGGAAAAGATGCGCCGAACCTGCTGTTCATGCGCATGAATCTGGGCGATGCCTCGATCTGGGCAGGCGAACTCGGTATCGTGGCTACAGCAAAAATGGCGCTGGGCATGGACATCACCGACGACGTCAAGGGCGGGTTTGCCGAAACCACGCTGTGA
- a CDS encoding sensor histidine kinase KdpD, with protein sequence MTAAGPIRARCDGADRLIEADETLAALQVRLGGSFPGVIALPGLMALVCKARHSGVALSGLLVVQDERQPVSFRALAVPDADGTSIEITDWKLAAEAWTTETAVAAAGEALLRQLAEAHVVLDAEQRVISGVVDAADLADFGRGLRQAFGRYWTDLVELRETAHRQPLHWRLLDDAALAVPGSSRRWKARLLPLRAGGFELLLVADTVLPRIAADDGPPPQTPDFRGLLGRNLAPALRQPINRIVANAETIRTRLAGPLADQYAGYAGDIAEAGRHLLGLVEDLADLETVEDAGFDPAPDEIDLADCARRAAGILSVRAQERSIVLATPTANDPAPAIGEFRRVLQILFNLIGNAIRYTPGHTTVTIETGVDGQTAWLSVTDEGEGLSEEDAAKVFEKFERLGRSGDGGSGLGLYISRKLARAMNGDLSVQSAPGRGARFVLSLPADRAAKASAAG encoded by the coding sequence ATGACCGCTGCCGGACCGATCCGTGCCCGCTGCGATGGCGCCGACCGCCTGATAGAGGCCGATGAAACGCTTGCTGCGCTTCAGGTGCGGCTTGGTGGCAGCTTTCCCGGCGTGATCGCGCTTCCCGGCCTGATGGCGCTTGTTTGCAAGGCGCGGCATTCGGGCGTCGCGCTGTCGGGTTTGCTGGTCGTGCAGGATGAACGCCAGCCGGTATCCTTTCGCGCCCTGGCTGTTCCCGACGCCGACGGCACGTCCATCGAAATCACGGACTGGAAGCTTGCGGCAGAGGCCTGGACGACTGAAACCGCAGTTGCGGCCGCGGGCGAGGCACTGCTGCGCCAACTGGCCGAAGCCCACGTGGTTCTCGATGCCGAACAACGGGTGATTTCCGGCGTTGTCGATGCTGCGGACCTTGCCGACTTCGGCAGGGGCTTGCGCCAGGCTTTCGGGCGCTATTGGACTGATCTGGTAGAGCTACGCGAAACCGCTCATCGGCAGCCGCTTCATTGGCGCCTGCTCGATGATGCCGCTCTTGCCGTTCCGGGATCGTCGAGGCGGTGGAAAGCGCGACTGCTGCCGTTGCGGGCTGGCGGTTTCGAACTGCTGCTTGTGGCCGATACGGTGCTGCCCCGGATCGCGGCTGACGATGGTCCGCCGCCACAAACGCCGGATTTCAGAGGATTGCTTGGGCGGAACCTCGCGCCTGCGCTGCGTCAACCCATCAACCGCATCGTCGCCAATGCCGAAACGATCCGTACGCGCCTTGCCGGGCCATTGGCGGATCAGTATGCCGGCTATGCGGGCGACATTGCCGAGGCGGGCCGCCATCTGCTGGGGCTGGTCGAAGATCTTGCCGATCTTGAAACGGTGGAGGATGCGGGCTTCGATCCGGCACCGGACGAAATCGACCTTGCCGATTGCGCAAGGCGAGCGGCGGGAATTCTTAGCGTTCGGGCGCAGGAGCGGTCCATCGTGCTTGCTACACCGACGGCGAACGATCCTGCGCCTGCGATTGGCGAATTTCGCCGTGTGCTGCAGATTCTCTTCAACCTGATCGGCAACGCCATCCGCTATACGCCCGGTCACACCACGGTTACGATCGAAACGGGTGTGGATGGCCAGACGGCCTGGCTTTCGGTGACCGACGAGGGTGAGGGACTGTCAGAGGAAGATGCGGCCAAAGTCTTCGAGAAGTTCGAAAGGCTTGGGCGCAGCGGTGATGGGGGCAGTGGGCTGGGTCTGTACATATCGCGCAAGCTGGCGCGCGCGATGAATGGTGACCTCTCGGTTCAATCCGCGCCCGGTCGCGGTGCCCGCTTCGTGCTCAGCCTTCCGGCAGACCGCGCGGCAAAAGCCAGCGCGGCGGGCTGA